The following coding sequences are from one Catharus ustulatus isolate bCatUst1 chromosome 30, bCatUst1.pri.v2, whole genome shotgun sequence window:
- the LOC117008668 gene encoding protein MRP-126-like, with amino-acid sequence MFYSHFLPQSQQSQAPLSELERAMDSIIDVFHQYSRREGDRDTLSRGELKLLIEKQLSNYLKHVKNKATIDQIMKDLDVNKDAQLSFGEVMLLVTRVTCATHEHLHEVEEHQHHQHQHQHHH; translated from the exons atgttttattcccatttcctgccgcagtcccagcagagccaggcccCGCTGTCGGAGCTGGAGCGCGCCATGGATTCCATCATCGATGTGTTCCACCAGTACTCGCGGCGcgagggggacagggacacgctGAGCCGGGGGGAGCTCAAACTGCTCATCGAGAAACAGCTCAGCAACTACCTCAAG cacgtGAAGAACAAAGCCACCATCGATCAGATCATGAAGGACCTGGACGTGAACAAGGACGCGCAGCTGAGCTTCGGGGAGGTGATGCTGCTGGTGACACGGGTGACGTGTGCCACCCACGAGCACCTGCACGAGGTGGAGGagcaccagcaccaccagcaccagcaccagcatcaTCATTGA